In Oryza sativa Japonica Group chromosome 11, ASM3414082v1, the following are encoded in one genomic region:
- the LOC4350127 gene encoding LOW QUALITY PROTEIN: disease resistance protein RPM1 (The sequence of the model RefSeq protein was modified relative to this genomic sequence to represent the inferred CDS: inserted 2 bases in 1 codon), whose amino-acid sequence MAEAVLLALTKISDALADEITKELIVKLSEKVNNLKDLDEKIEQMRKQLTTMNNVILQMGMIYLTDEVVKGWIGEVRKVAYRVEDVMDKYLNYSMQMAEEWFLKKYFIKGSXILKKYFIKGSHYVLVFTQIADEVVKIEKEIKQVIELKDQWLHPSQLVSDPLTEMGRQRSRDSFPELVKDEDLVGIEDSRRLLTEWLYADELDSKVITVSGMGGLGKTTLVTNVYEREKINFSAHAWMVVSQTYTVDALLRKLLRKVGYTEPPLSCNIDKMDVHDLKEEIKRMLKGKKCLIVPDDVWDQEAYFQIRDAFQNDQGSRVIITMRKNHVAALASSTCHLDLQPLSDIHSFDLFCRMAFYNIKDHECPTELMKFAKSIVERCQGLPLAIASIGCLLSSRSRSHYVWNQSYNQLRSELSKNNHVRAILNMSYHDLSGDLRNCFLYCSLFPEDYPLSRESLVRLWIAEGFVLKKENNTPEAVAEGNLMELICRNMLQVTKYDELGRVNTCRMHDIMRDLAFSAAKEEKFGSANDFGTMVEIDKDVRRLSSYRWKDGTAPRLNLPRLRTLVSLEAISSSPDMLSSILYGSSYLTVLELQDSEITQVPATIGNLCNLRYIGLRRTKVKSLPGSVEKLSNLQTLDIRQTHIESLPQGITKIKKLRHLLADRYADEKHSEFRFFIGMQAPKDMSNLKELQTLETMEASKDLAKQLKELIQLQSVWIDGISSVDCQNIFDSLSKMPLLSSLLLSARDQNERLCFEAFKPISTQLHRLIIRGKWATGTMDCPIFRTHGTCVKYLALSWCDLGDDPLRMLALLHLPNLTHLRLSNMHNAKKLVLYAENFFRLKSLVLKDMPHVNQINIIGGSLSCIEALYILALPNLDKVPLGIESILSLKKLWLLGLHMDFRKQWNNSGMHQKMQHIPEIRCTSSTSLYNGDELSLSGGFGSSKMDHNM is encoded by the exons ATGGCAGAGGCGGTCCTCCTTGCTCTCACGAAGATCAGTGATGCTTTAGCAGATGAAATCACTAAAGAATTGATTGTGAAACTGTCTGAAAAGGTTAATAATCTGAAGGATCTGGATGAAAAGATTGAGCAAATGAGGAAGCAATTGACAACCATGAACAACGTTATATTGCAGATGGGCATGATATACCTCACCGATGAAGTCGTCAAGGGTTGGATTGGTGAGGTGAGGAAGGTGGCGTACCGTGTTGAGGACGTCATGGACAAATACTTGAATTACTCCATGCAAATGGCGGAAGAATGGTTCCTTAAAAAATACTTCATCAAAGGATC CATCCTTAAAAAATACTTCATCAAAGGATCACATTATGTTTTGGTTTTCACTCAAATTGCTGATGAGGTAGTCAAGATAGAAAAGGAAATCAAACAAGTTATAGAACTCAAGGATCAGTGGTTGCATCCATCCCAGCTTGTTTCTGACCCACTCACTGAGATGGGAAGACAGAGGTCCCGGGACAGCTTCCCAGAACTTGTGAAAGATGAAGATCTTGTGGGGATTGAAGACAGTAGGAGACTGCTGACTGAATGGCTGTACGCTGACGAGCTGGACAGTAAGGTGATAACAGTGTCAGGTATGGGCGGACTGGGGAAAACCACCCTGGTCACAAATGTGTATGAACGTGAAAAGATCAACTTCTCTGCTCATGCATGGATGGTTGTGTCTCAAACCTACACTGTGGATGCTCTATTAAGGAAGCTGCTTAGGAAAGTTGGTTACACAGAACCACCACTGTCATGTAACATTGACAAAATGGATGTGCATGATTTGAAAGAGGAAATAAAGCGAATGCTTAAAGGTAAAAAATGCTTGATCGTACCTGATGATGTCTGGGACCAAGAAGCATACTTTCAAATACGTGATGCATTCCAGAATGACCAAGGAAGTCGCGTAATAATCACAATGCGGAAGAATCATGTGGCAGCTCTTGCTTCCTCAACATGTCACCTTGATCTCCAGCCATTGAGTGACATTCATAGCTTTGATCTATTCTGCAGAATGGCATTTTATAACATTAAGGACCATGAGTGTCCCACAGAACTCATGAAATTTGCCAAATCTATAGTTGAGCGGTGTCAGGGCCTTCCACTAGCAATTGCGTCAATAGGCTGCCTCTTGTCTTCAAGGTCACGGTCACATTATGTTTGGAATCAATCATACAATCAACTTAGAAGTGAGTTGTCAAAGAACAATCATGTCCGAGCAATTTTAAATATGAGCTACCATGACCTGTCAGGAGACCTAAGAAACTGCTTTTTGTACTGTAGCCTATTCCCGGAAGACTACCCGCTCTCCCGTGAGAGCCTTGTGCGTCTGTGGATTGCAGAAGGCTTTGTCCTGAAGAAAGAAAACAACACACCAGAGGCAGTAGCAGAGGGAAATCTCATGGAATTGATATGCAGGAATATGCTTCAGGTTACAAAGTATGATGAGCTCGGCAGGGTGAATACTTGTAGAATGCATGACATTATGCGAGACCTGGCCTTTTCTGCTGCTAAAGAGGAGAA g ttTGGCTCTGCAAATGATTTTGGCACAATGGTAGAGATTGATAAGGATGTTCGTCGTTTGTCATCTTACCGATGGAAAGACGGTACTGCACCCAGACTTAATCTTCCACGCCTTCGAACTCTAGTATCACTTGAAGCAATTTCATCTTCCCCAGACATGTTGTCCTCAATTTTGTATGGATCAAGCTATCTTACTGTTCTTGAGCTTCAAGATTCAGAAATCACTCAAGTGCCAGCAACTATAGGGAATTTATGTAACTTGCGTTATATTGGCTTGCGACGCACCAAGGTGAAATCACTCCCGGGCTCTGTTGAAAAGTTATCAAACCTCCAAACGCTAGACATCAGGCAAACGCATATAGAGAGTCTACCACAAGGAATCACTAAAATAAAAAAGCTAAGGCACTTGTTAGCTGATAGATATGCTGATGAAAAGCACTCAGAGTTCCGGTTTTTCATAGGAATGCAAGCACCTAAAGATATGTCCAACCTTAAAGAACTACAAACTCTTGAGACCATGGAAGCGAGCAAAGACTTGGCCAAGCAGCTGAAGGAACTAATACAACTACAAAGTGTGTGGATTGATGGCATAAGTTCTGTCGATtgtcaaaatatttttgattcACTATCAAAGATGCCGCTTCTTTCTAGTTTGCTTCTTTCTGCAAGGGATCAGAATGAACGACTCTGCTTTGAGGCATTCAAGCCCATCTCCACTCAATTACACAGGTTAATTATCAGAGGGAAATGGGCCACTGGAACAATGGACTGCCCAATATTTCGTACCCATGGCAcatgtgtcaaatatttagctCTAAGTTGGTGTGATCTTGGGGATGATCCATTAAGGATGCTTGCATTATTGCACTTGCCAAATCTCACACATCTGAGACTGAGCAACATGCATAATGCAAAAAAGTTGGTTCTATATGCAGAAAACTTTTTCCGCCTGAAGTCCCTTGTTTTGAAGGACATGCCACATGTCAACCAGATAAATATTATAGGTGGCTCTCTGTCATGCATTGAAGCTTTGTACATCTTGGCACTGCCAAACCTGGACAAAGTCCCACTGGGCATTGAATCCATTCTCTCCCTGAAGAAACTATGGCTGCTGGGCTTGCACATGGACTTTAGGAAGCAATGGAACAATAGTGGAATGCACCAGAAGATGCAGCATATTCCAGAG ATCAGATGTACATCATCTACTTCTCTCTACAATGGGGATGAGCTCAGTCTCTCAG GAGGATTTGGGTCATCAAAAATGGACCATAACATGTAA
- the LOC4350130 gene encoding disease resistance protein RPM1 — translation MAEAVILAISKIGTTLGEEATKAVLAKLSEKVTNLKNLPRNVTRIEKELKMMNNVIQDLGTADIRKNTVKGWIAEVRKLAYHVEDVMDKYLYHAHQMQEDGKMKKFVKGAQYIKIFDEIADEIVRMEEEIKHVKDLMKWSLSAELMSTNTPDDIERQISGGCLPEFIKDEDLVGVEENRRKLTGWLYSNEPHGTVITVFGMGGLGKTTLVKNVYDREKGNFPAHAWIVVSQTYDVEELLRTLLMKVAYREQSPAANMNKMDVYELTDKIKKKLEDSKCLIVLDDVWDHEAYTMMRNAFQNLQESRIVITTRKEDVAALASSKYRLELQPLGNTDSFNLF, via the coding sequence ATGGCGGAGGCAGTAATCCTTGCCATCTCAAAGATTGGTACCACTTTAGGAGAAGAAGCCACCAAGGCTGTTCTAGCAAAACTGTCTGAAAAGGTAACAAATTTGAAAAATCTGCCAAGGAATGTAACAAGAATAGAAAAGGAACTGAAGATGATGAACAATGTAATACAAGATTTGGGCACAGCAGATATCAGAAAAAATACCGTCAAGGGTTGGATTGCGGAGGTGCGCAAGCTGGCCTACCATGTTGAGGATGTAATGGATAAGTACTTGTATCATGCTCATCAAATGCAGGAAGATGGGAAAATGAAGAAGTTTGTGAAAGGAGCACAATATATCAAGATTTTTGATGAAATTGCTGACGAAATTGTCCGGATGGAAGAAGAGATCAAGCATGTTAAAGATCTAATGAAATGGTCTCTTTCGGCAGAGCTCATGAGTACAAATACACCTGATGATATTGAGAGACAAATATCTGGAGGCTGCCTGCCAGAATTTATTAAAGATGAAGACCTTGTGGGGGTTGAAGAAAATAGGAGAAAATTGACTGGATGGCTGTATTCCAATGAGCCGCATGGTACAGTGATAACAGTGTTCGGCATGGGTGGACTGGGAAAAACTACATTGGTAAAAAATGTGTACGACCGGGAAAAGGGAAACTTCCCTGCTCATGCTTGGATTGTTGTATCGCAGACCTACGATGTGGAAGAATTGCTGCGCACTCTACTTATGAAGGTTGCATACCGAGAGCAATCACCAGCTGCAAACATGAATAAAATGGATGTTTATGAGTTAACagataaaataaagaaaaagttagaagaTAGCAAGTGCTTGATTGTACTGGATGATGTATGGGACCATGAAGCATACACTATGATGCGCAATGCATTCCAGAATCTCCAGGAAAGTCGGATTGTCATCACGACAAGGAAGGAAGATGTGGCAGCTCTTGCATCCTCAAAATATCGCCTTGAGCTCCAACCTTTAGGCAACACTGACTCATTCAATCTCTTCTGA
- the LOC4350129 gene encoding uncharacterized protein, with amino-acid sequence MKSRENGGTHVAPHVILIPSSFLSPLFSTPTLPIHAFLAAVAADADPPRVVLVFGGGSSRGVQVANAGGVYSTDVADYAVGLLFDVLGHVSVGDRYVRRGLWPERGDFVPLGSKIGGKRVGIIGLGNIGSAIARRLEAFGCVVSYHNRRLAAADADADADKKIEVKFLMTCISFGCDSFSLLLFLGRHGCQPKLVTDGGETKSLTFASVNFQVRSGLVEYFPARAANDRWATGWSQCWFYLDVGVDSGLASTNKIYFRHLPEVNADDEDLDPLHQSLRRMAKWLSMPDLTEEFVMLRIIPLWNGWVHDLTSGDEDKAGAYVGPVTSSTLLTPVSTAITEAEKILGKPVVKEKQERTERTSSWERTNRVAARFNLQLPALPSLSEAEVEAEVAEAAKSTGKRKGSRGGGGGWRTKRTRGNDSPIPAIPLRAVAPNYLHS; translated from the exons ATGAAATCAAGAG aaaatggtgggacccacgtggccccacatgtcatcctcattccctcctcctttctctctcccctcttctcgaCGCCGACGCTTCCCATCCACGCATTCCtcgccgcggtggccgccgacgccgacccacctcgcgtcgtcctcgtcttcgGCGGCGGGTCCAGCCGCGGCGTACAGGTCGCCAACGCCGGCGGGGTCTACTCCACCGATGTCGCCGACTACGCTGTCGGCCTCCTGTTCGACGTTCTCGGCCACGTCTCCGTCGGAGACCGCTACGTCCGGCGTGGCCTCTGGCCGGAGCGCGGTGATTTCGTCCCCCTCGGATCCAAGATCGGCGGGAAGCGAGTCGGCATCATCGGGCTGGGCAACATCGGCTCGGCGATTGCGAGGAGACTGGAGGCGTTCGGCTGCGTCGTCTCCTACCACAACCGCCG gcttgcagctgcagatgcagatgcagatgcagatAAAAAGATCGAGGTGAAATTTCTGATGACATGCATCAGCTTTGGTTGTGATTCCTTCTCCCTTCTCTTGTTCTTGGGTAGACATGGCTGTCAACCGAAGCTGGTCACGGACGGCGGAGAGACGAAGTCCTTAACCTTCGCCTCCGTGAATTTCCAGGTGCGCTCGGGCCTGGTTGAGTATTTCCCAGCCCGGGCCGCAAACGACCGCTGGGCAACTGGGTGGTCGCAGTGCTGGTTCTACCTCGATGTCGGGGTGGACTCCGGGCTGGCTTCCACCAACAAGATCTACTTCCGCCACCTCCCGGAGGTCAATGCGGACGACGAAGACCTCGACCCGCTGCACCAGTCTCTCCGCAGGATGGCGAAGTGGCTCAGCATGCCGGACCTGACGGAGGAATTCGTCATGCTTCGGATCATTCCGCTCTGGAATGGCTGGGTCCACGACCTTACTTCGGGAGACGAAGACAAGGCCGGGGCCTATGTGGGCCCGGTGACCTCCTCAA CTTTGCTGACGCCGGTCTCTACGGCCATTACGGAGGCCGAGAAGATCCTTGGGAAGCCGGTCGTAAAGGAGAAGCAAGAGCGGACCGAACGGACCAGCTCTTGGGAGAGGACCAACCGGGTGGCAGCCCGGTTCAACTTGCAACTTCCGGCCCTCCCGTCCTTGAGCGAGGCCGAGGTGGAGGCCGAGGTGGCAGAGGCCGCCAAGTCCACTGGCAAGCGGAAAGGTTcacgaggcggtggcggaggctgGCGCACTAAGCGGACCAGGGGAAATGATTCCCCAATCCCGGCAATTCCTCTCCGGGCTGTGGCTCCCAACTATCTGCACTCGTAG